The following are encoded together in the Corynebacterium jeikeium genome:
- a CDS encoding bifunctional metallophosphatase/5'-nucleotidase: protein MFKLSRRSSRAVMTLAMAPTLALAGLNVPAYAAEADQVSLNIIGVTDFHGHLSQAKDRKGEIIEPGAAVMACYVNKEREGNPNTSFVSAGDNIGGSPFESSILKDKPTLDALNAMGLEASAVGNHEFDKGWSDLKDRVGVNGDKDAKFPYLGANVKGSDMAPSTVIEKGGVKIGYVGTITADTPNLVSPDGIQGLSFSEPVAATNAEAKRLKESGEADVVIGLVHEGMDNTKFSQDVDAVIAGHTHVLRKLDGKPVLVQPANYGMDLADIDIVYDKAAKKVVSVTAENRTAKDMRDVCGDTPDEDVAKIVSAAKESAKTEGEKVVTTLKNDFYRGANSDGESGGNRGTESSLNSMIADATLYGVNKLTDLKADLGVMNAGGVRADLASGDVTYAEAFAVQPFGNSLGVVEITGEQLKQALEQQWKPGGERAMLALGLSKNVQYAYDPDAEQGKRITYVSVNGKPLDPSKKYRVAGSSFLLNGGDSFDAFKGGKFQDAGQMDIDVFNRYLKDNKDIAVRPNQTSVGVKLSGAAVEEAKATDKALNSSVLAPKKDVTVNLSSLSYTGKEEKPTTATAKFLRCEGKKAVTVGEASAEMDNTVTDGLDETGKATVNLTVPEEAAFLQITTDAGSELNYPISVEGKLDVDRGCGATSDENTGAEGSLSGSSTGGIIGAILGILALIIGGATAIAWVQNNGGVPTHILPKWARDLLKI from the coding sequence GTGTTCAAGCTGTCTCGCCGCAGTTCCCGTGCCGTCATGACCCTGGCCATGGCGCCGACCCTGGCCCTCGCGGGGCTGAATGTTCCCGCGTACGCCGCCGAGGCTGACCAGGTTAGTCTTAACATCATCGGCGTCACCGACTTCCACGGCCACCTATCCCAGGCTAAGGATCGCAAGGGAGAAATCATCGAGCCCGGCGCGGCCGTGATGGCCTGCTACGTGAACAAGGAACGCGAAGGCAACCCGAACACCAGCTTCGTATCCGCAGGTGACAACATCGGTGGTTCTCCCTTCGAGTCCTCCATTCTGAAGGACAAGCCGACCCTCGATGCGTTGAACGCCATGGGACTAGAGGCTTCCGCCGTGGGTAACCACGAGTTCGATAAGGGGTGGTCAGACCTGAAGGATCGCGTAGGTGTTAACGGCGACAAGGATGCGAAGTTCCCCTACCTGGGTGCCAACGTCAAGGGAAGCGACATGGCGCCGTCCACGGTTATCGAAAAAGGCGGTGTGAAGATCGGATACGTCGGCACCATTACTGCGGACACCCCGAACCTGGTTTCTCCGGACGGCATCCAAGGCCTCAGCTTCTCCGAACCGGTGGCTGCGACTAACGCAGAAGCCAAGCGACTGAAGGAATCTGGTGAGGCGGACGTAGTCATCGGCCTGGTGCATGAGGGGATGGACAACACTAAATTCTCCCAGGACGTGGACGCAGTTATTGCCGGCCACACCCATGTGCTACGCAAGCTCGACGGTAAGCCAGTGCTGGTGCAGCCGGCCAACTACGGCATGGATCTGGCCGACATCGACATCGTTTACGACAAGGCGGCCAAGAAGGTTGTGTCCGTCACCGCCGAGAACCGTACGGCAAAGGACATGAGGGACGTTTGTGGCGACACCCCGGATGAGGACGTGGCGAAGATCGTTTCCGCGGCAAAGGAATCGGCGAAAACCGAGGGCGAAAAGGTCGTTACCACCCTGAAGAACGACTTTTACCGCGGCGCAAACTCCGACGGCGAATCCGGCGGTAACCGCGGTACCGAGTCCTCCCTGAACTCCATGATTGCGGACGCCACCCTGTACGGCGTTAACAAGCTGACCGACTTGAAGGCCGACCTGGGCGTGATGAACGCTGGTGGCGTCCGCGCTGACCTGGCCTCGGGTGACGTGACCTACGCAGAGGCTTTCGCAGTTCAGCCTTTTGGCAATTCCCTTGGTGTTGTGGAGATCACCGGTGAGCAGCTGAAGCAGGCCCTCGAACAGCAGTGGAAGCCGGGCGGGGAGCGCGCAATGCTGGCGTTGGGCTTGTCCAAGAACGTGCAGTACGCATACGACCCGGATGCCGAGCAGGGCAAGCGCATCACCTACGTTTCCGTCAATGGCAAGCCTCTTGACCCGAGCAAAAAGTACCGCGTGGCCGGGTCCAGCTTCCTGCTGAACGGTGGTGACAGTTTTGATGCATTCAAGGGCGGCAAGTTCCAGGACGCGGGCCAGATGGACATCGATGTGTTCAACCGCTACCTGAAGGACAATAAGGACATCGCCGTTCGCCCGAACCAGACCTCCGTCGGCGTAAAGCTGTCCGGCGCGGCCGTGGAGGAGGCAAAGGCGACCGACAAGGCTCTGAACAGCAGCGTGCTGGCTCCGAAGAAGGACGTCACCGTCAACCTCAGCTCCCTGAGCTACACCGGCAAGGAAGAAAAGCCGACCACGGCGACTGCGAAGTTCCTGCGCTGCGAGGGCAAGAAGGCCGTCACCGTCGGCGAAGCTTCCGCGGAGATGGACAATACGGTCACCGATGGTCTTGACGAAACCGGTAAGGCCACCGTCAATCTGACTGTTCCGGAAGAAGCCGCGTTCCTGCAGATCACCACCGACGCTGGCTCCGAGCTGAACTACCCAATCTCCGTCGAAGGCAAGCTTGACGTCGATCGTGGCTGCGGTGCAACGTCGGACGAGAACACGGGTGCAGAAGGCTCCCTATCTGGTTCCTCCACCGGCGGCATCATCGGCGCCATCCTGGGCATCCTAGCCTTGATCATCGGTGGTGCTACGGCCATCGCATGGGTACAGAACAACGGTGGTGTTCCGACCCATATCCTGCCGAAGTGGGCCCGCGACCTGCTGAAGATCTAA
- the hisS gene encoding histidine--tRNA ligase yields MTESEKKQQKPQKAKAEKFKALSAPKGVPDYVPPTSAEFKAVKDAFTSAAHAAGYEHVELPIFEETSLFARGVGESTDVVSKEMYTFADRGGRSVTLRPEGTAGVMRAVIEHNLDRGQLPVKLVYNGPFFRYERPQAGRYRQLQQVGVEAIGVDDPALDAEVIALAHRCFSSIGLNGFRLELTSLGDWDDRPAYRQKLQDFLATLPLDEETQRRAQLNPLRVLDDKRPEMQEMLAEAPLMLDHLSDSSREHFETVTGLLDDLGVGYTINPRMVRGLDYYTKTCFEFVHDGLGAQSGIGGGGRYDGLMAQLGGQDLSGIGFGLGVDRALLALEAEEKRASTGRRVDVYGVALGAEAKRRMVGIVDDLRERGVSADMSYGDRGLKGAMKGADRAGALYALVLGDKELAEGTVTVKDLGAHEQHEVDLAAVVELLAEKTADRAAHA; encoded by the coding sequence GTGACTGAGAGCGAGAAGAAGCAACAGAAGCCCCAAAAGGCCAAGGCCGAGAAGTTTAAGGCGCTCAGCGCGCCGAAGGGCGTGCCGGACTACGTGCCGCCGACATCGGCGGAGTTTAAGGCGGTCAAGGATGCGTTCACCTCCGCCGCGCACGCCGCAGGCTACGAGCACGTGGAGCTGCCGATCTTCGAGGAGACCTCTCTGTTTGCCCGTGGCGTTGGCGAATCTACCGACGTTGTGTCGAAGGAAATGTACACCTTCGCCGACCGGGGCGGCCGTTCGGTGACCCTGCGGCCGGAGGGCACGGCGGGCGTCATGCGTGCCGTCATCGAGCACAACCTGGATCGCGGGCAGCTACCCGTCAAGTTGGTCTACAATGGCCCCTTCTTCCGCTACGAGCGTCCGCAGGCCGGCCGCTACCGCCAACTGCAGCAGGTGGGCGTGGAGGCCATCGGCGTGGACGATCCGGCGCTGGACGCCGAGGTTATCGCGTTGGCGCACCGCTGCTTTAGCTCCATTGGTCTGAACGGCTTCCGCCTCGAGCTGACCAGCCTCGGTGACTGGGACGACCGCCCCGCCTACCGGCAGAAGCTGCAGGACTTCTTGGCCACGCTGCCGTTGGATGAGGAGACGCAGCGCCGTGCGCAGCTGAACCCGCTGCGTGTACTGGATGATAAGCGCCCTGAGATGCAGGAGATGCTGGCCGAGGCTCCCTTGATGCTGGACCACCTCAGTGATTCGTCCCGCGAGCACTTCGAAACCGTGACCGGGCTGCTGGATGACTTGGGCGTGGGCTACACCATCAACCCGCGGATGGTGCGCGGCTTGGATTACTACACGAAGACCTGTTTCGAATTTGTCCACGATGGCCTGGGTGCGCAGTCTGGCATTGGTGGCGGTGGACGTTATGACGGCCTGATGGCTCAACTGGGCGGGCAGGACCTGTCTGGCATCGGCTTCGGGCTGGGAGTCGATAGGGCGCTGCTGGCTCTCGAGGCGGAGGAGAAGAGGGCGTCAACAGGAAGAAGGGTTGATGTCTACGGCGTGGCACTGGGCGCAGAGGCCAAGCGGCGCATGGTGGGCATCGTGGATGACCTGCGTGAGCGCGGCGTGTCCGCCGATATGTCCTACGGTGACCGCGGGCTGAAGGGAGCCATGAAGGGGGCCGACCGTGCGGGTGCGCTGTATGCCCTGGTACTGGGCGATAAGGAGCTGGCTGAGGGGACGGTGACGGTGAAGGACCTCGGCGCACACGAGCAGCACGAGGTGGACCTGGCTGCCGTCGTAGAGCTGCTGGCGGAGAAGACGGCAGATAGGGCTGCCCACGCCTAG